The DNA segment TTTTTATGTATTGATCTGTACACCACAGCATGGCTTACGAAGTTCTTACCTATCtattatccatccacccacccatttatctacccacccattcatccacccgcCCATCTAactacctatccatccatccatctatccatccacccacccaccaacccatccatccatccacccacccagtCATCTACCCACtcacctatccacccatccacctacctatttgtcacccatccacccatccatccatccaatcacccatccaaccatccatccaaccattTTCATCTGTTCATTTTCCAGCCATCTACCCGTTCACCCATTCACTCCTCCTTCCACCTACCTATCCATTTATCACctatctacctatccatccacccactcacccatctatccatccttctAACCATTTATCCACCTATCTAACCATTTCCATCTGTTCATtttccatccatctacccacacattcactcatccatctacctacctatccatttatcatccatctacacactcacccatccatccatccttccgaCCATTTATCCACCCATCCAACCATTTCCATCTGTTCATtttccatccatctacccatccacccattcactcatCTATCCACCTATCCATTTATCACCTAtatacccatccatccactcactcatccatccatccatccatccattcatctacccacccacccatccatccacccacctattcatttatcacccattcatccacacccattcattcatatccatccatccattcattcatccagatGTTTATGGAGCACCTATGTTCTGGGTCCTATTTGGGAGCCTTGTTAACCACCAAGACCTTCCTAAGCCATATTGTGGTGTACAGACTGATACAAAAAGAGGCTCTCTCCCTGTCTGATCTCATGCAGCCTGCCTTGGAGACAAGACTCTCCCAGTGTTGTGTGCTTGGAGAGAGGAAAGCACACAGCCCTGGAGTcagagacctgggtttgaattctgtcTCCACCTCTTACTAGCTAGCTATggactcaacctctctgagcctcgattacctcatctgtgaaatggggtaaTGGTGTGAGCAGCGTTTCCCTGGGGGATGTGATGCAGCCCATACGGGGCCTCATGCAGTCAGCATCTCTTCATTAGCAAACACTTATTGAACCCCTagtacatgccaggcactgttatgAGGTCCAGGGGATACTTTATAACAAAAGGGACCAAAGCGTCCCTGCTCTTGTGAAGTTTACATTGGGgagatagtaaaaaaaaaaaaaaaaaagaaaaaagaaatatgcagtGTGTCAGTGCTGGTAAACGCGtggagaaaataaagcaaggtTGGGGTATGGGGTTGGGAATTGACTTGtggtttttatcttattttattttcctttttattatttttttgagacggagtctcgctctgtcgccagactggagtgtagtggcataatcctggctcactgcaacctctgcctcccgggttcaagttatttttcctttttgtagagacagagtctcactgtgccaactaggctggtcttgaactcctgggctcaagcgatcctcccacctcggcctcccaaagtgctgggattacaggcatgagccaccacgcctggccaacttgTGGTTTTAAAAACTAACTTTCTGTTGGTACATTTCCCAATTCTTCAGAGTGTTTTCATACCTGAGTCTCTCTTCCTTCTCAGGATAGCCCTGTTGGGAGAGGCTGGGGTTATCATTtatgttttacagatgaggaagcaggtTTGGGGCAGGGAGGTGACGTGCTCAAAGTCTGAAGACCTGGGCCCATCAGAGCCAGGATTGGAGCCCAGCCTGCCTTCCTCATCTCCTTGTGATGGTGCAGGCCCTGGTGAAACAGGCCACAcctactgtgctccagccactGAATCTTCACGGCCACTCCTGAGGCTGGGGCTTCCGGgagacccattttacagatgagcgaGTGGAGACCCAGGTGGTGGTTCTCACCCAGGATCACTTTCTTATTCCCTAGAATGATTCCGGCTGCTTTCTGTTTTCCAGGAGGTGGGGATAGTCATGAAGCCAGGCTGACTGCACAGAGCATACGGGGGTGGTCATGCAGATGGTCCCCGACTGGGACATCAGCTAGCTCAGCAAAGGCGGGACCCACCTTTCCAGAGGCAGCTGCGAAGGTAGTGCCACTTGACTCTGAGCACTGTGAGTTTCCCACAATCCTCAGCTTCAAGATGGCCGCTGCAGGCACCTCTATTGCTGCTGCCTCCCTGAAGGGTAAGGCTCTGGCCAGCTGGTCAGCCCCTGCCCACAGTGCCCCGGTGCCGCCTCTAGCAGGCTGGGGCTTTGTGCCAGGCTCAGGCTGGACAGTGGAAGCTGGAGGCGGTCCTATTCCAGGCAGGCTTTGGATCATTCAGatctgtgtgattttttttttttttttaagacagagtctcacttgttttgcccaggctggagtgcagtggcacaatctcactcactgcaacctctgccttgtgggttcaagcgattctcctgtctcagcctctggagtagctgggattacaggtggacaccaccatgcctggctaatttttgtatttttagtagagacggggtttcaccatgttggccaggttgatctcgagcttctggcttcaagtgatccgcctgctttggcctcccaaagtgctgcgattacaggcatgagccactgtgctcggctcTGAGTGACTCTTAAACTTCAGTTTGAACTTGGGGTCATCCAAAAAGTGCCTTGAGGGTGGGGTTCCCTCCATGCTCTGGAGCCAGCTCCAGTAATTTCTCTTTGAACTATGATACGGGCTTCAGCACATTCTTTCATTGGAAGAGATGGTTCCATATTTGAGGAGGGTTTGCATGACATTGACTTCAAGTCCAACCACCCCTTCCCTCTCCCAGAGATGGTTGTCCAGTGTCAGCTCACACACCCCCAGGGGAGGGGGCCTCACTTCTTTACTTCCATTGGGTCTGTGATGAAATAATTCTGTGATGAAATAATTCTGACTTACCAGGAAGGACTTCCTATCAGAATGAAGTTGGCCTCCTCAGCTGCTTTTGCCTTCAGCGGAGGCAGCCTTTGTCCTACCCCAAGTCCCTCTTGTTTAGACACCTGCTTCCTGTGGTACAGGGATGCCCCTCTCCTGGCACACAAGACCAGCTGGAGTCAGGCTCCTGGCCTCACTCTGGGGCCCCAGTTGAGAACTGGGGCTGAGAGCAGACTTAGGGTCTGCTTATTAGAAGACCCCAAGGTCTTCCTTctaaggaaggaaagcaggaaggaagacAGCTGATGACGGGAAAACACACAGGATCTttgtttcataaatatattttattttttcaatgaaaaagTTTGCATATTAGAAAAATTTGTAAGGGTCAGGGGTGGGCTTCCTGGGAGGATGGCTGAGATGGTTCCTCAACCCTGGATGGTGGCCCTGTTTACCTTCCCTGGGAACAAGTTCTCGGGCAGGGTCACAGCTTTGAGGAATTCCTCACTGCTGTGATTCAGGTCTCTCCCATCCACCCTCCTCTGGGGACCTGGTGTGTTACTTGTGGGCACCTGTCATGCCAGCAAGTTGGCTAAGGATGGGCACAGCGCAGTCACACAGATACCAAAAAGGTCCAGTTCATAGCCTCATTGACTGCCGACCTTTGGCATCTGTATAGTGGGCTCCTGATAACAAGAAGTTAACCTGCACCTGGGCCACAGGCGCTCAACCAAACATACATCGAGGCGCTGGATAAAACTCCAGCCCCTCCAGGGGTCTCCTGGGCTAGGAGAGGACAGATCGGAAAGGGTCCGTCATCACTTCGGCAACCCATTTGTCATGCCCAGCTGTTCCTTGAGCGCCCGCAGCTGGGCCAGGCTGATGTTGCTGCCCCCACAGACAATGACCACGAGGGATGGCAGGGGGGCTTGGAGATTCCCCTCCCGTTGGAGCTTCTGGATCACGTGGCTGTAGACGGCAGCCAGGGCTGCCCCGCAGGCGGGCTCCACCAGGATCTTCTCATCATCTGCCGGAGAAGGGGAGTGACAGGGGTGTGGCCTGAGTTTCTCAGGGTGCACAGGAGCTGACAGGCCATTGGCAGGACTTGGGAATACTGAGCCAATCAGCTCTCAACCCTGGGTGCAGATGCAGGTCCTGGACCGCACATCCCGTTATCACCCTGAATTGGCCCTTCCAAGCCTGAGCCAGGGCCTGGGTTTCGTTATGAGTGCTAACACTGATAGAATGAGTGTGGTTGCTTGAGCACTGTGTTGAGAAGAATTCTGAGGCATCATCTGAGCAAGAGTTCCATGGTTGATTAGCCAAGTGTGCAGCAGGTACAGAAGCATAAATggtactatttttttctctcttttttgccaTCCCTGCCCTAGACTGAACCCAGAAAGAGTCCAACCTAGTTACAGACCCACCTCTGAATGAATCCAACTCTGAGCcccatgttttccttttttactctGGTTACCAGGAAACTCAGaaggattattttaaatacttattgTTTTCTGCTGCTATGGTTATCAGGCTtacttttctatttacttttctaTTATGTGTGGCTTTTGCTCTTCCATGTCTACACTGCATTGTATTACCTTCCGTTAATGGAAGGTTCTAGGCAGAGATGGAAGACAGAACTGTGGAGAAAATTTGGGGTGAGTGGGATCCCCAGTGGCACACCAAGTGGACAGCCACTTAGCTCCTGAGTCAGCGGGTCAGGTCACGAGAGATCCTGGCACATACCCACGAACTTCTCAATGGCGGCCACAGCCTCCTGGTCCGAGATAACTTCAGAGAAAATGGGGTGTTCCTGAAACAGCTTCAGGGCCTGAGCCCCCACAGTCTTCACACCCAGGGCCTTGGCAACACTGAGAGAAGTGGGAACCCAGAAGAGGATGGGAGTGGGGGAAACAGGAGAgagatgggggcagggagggagagaaggagatggATGTGAGACGGAGAAGGCAGTGAATCCATGGGCAAGGGGGACAGGTGTCACCTCTGCAGCCGTAAAGCACTGAAAAGCCTCAGGGATCCCCGAACCAAGTGGGGTATTCTAATAAGGTGAGAGTGTTTGAATTGGCATCACATAGTATATTctttattatcactatttttaatttttttgagacgggggggtgtcactatgttgcccacgctgggttttttgtttttttgttttttttttgatggagtgttgctctgttgcccaggctggagtgtgcagtggcacgatctcggctcactgcaatctctgcctcctgggttcaagcaattctcctgcctcagcctcccaagtagctgggactacaggtgcccaaccacgcctggctaatttttgtatttttagtagagatggggtttcaccatgttgaccaggctggcttcaaactcctgacctcaggtgatccacccaccttggcctcccaaagtgctgggattacaggcatgagccgccatgcccaaccccaggctagtcttgaactcctgggctcaagtgatcctcctgccttggcagaGCATCATATTCTGATCAACACTAAGTCAGGAGCAAATGCCTAAGAGGACCCTTGTTGTTCCCTGATAGGACTCCCTGCCTTTGCTCCGGGTTGCAACCTCTACCTGGTTAACCCTCATAAGGCTTAGTACCACTCTGCCTGCCCACATCCTGCTCTGTCCTTCAAGGCTCAGGATTAAGGCCACCTCCTCCAAGGAGTCCTCCTGGGAGAGTACTGAGTCCCACGGCCCTATGTGGAATTCTCAAATGGTACTCCCCTATAGTAACAAGCACCCTGATTACTTTTTGAGAAAGCATTAGGTGCCAAGCACTTCACAAGCATTATTGAATTCACACAAGAACTCTGCTGTTGTTAATTGGTTTGATTTtgggaaggggaaactgaggcagagtaTACagtcatttgcccaaggtcacacacctagGGAGTGCTGGAGCTGGGGCTGCAAGCAGGATCTGTATAACTTCAAGACCTGCGCTGGTAACCAATGTGTTGGCGCTGTCCCCAGCCCCCCGGGGTGACCACTGGCTCTGTTCCCAGCTCAActgccccctctcccttccccaggagCATCTTGAGGGCCTTGGCCACCTCAGCCCTCAGCAGCACGTGGTTTACAGTAGGCACTCAGCCATGACGTCTTCAGTCCCTATAGTGTGGGACACAGAAGCTCCAGATGCCAGGCTCAGAAAGCCAGAAGAAGTTCTTATCTGGCTGGATTCAGTCTTCCCTATCTGTAGTGGAGACTATTGTCTGCCCTGGTGTCTTTTCTAGCTGCACATATAATCACCTGGTATAAagacatttcccagcctctctggCAGCTGCATGTGGCCATGTGACTACGTTCAGGCCAACAAAAGGTAAGTGGAAGTTTTGTGTCTGTCTTTGAAGGTTGGAGCATAGCCTTCTGCCCTTGCTTCCCCCTCCCTGCCACATGGAATGTGGGTGTGATAGCTGGCACTCAGGCAACCATTTTGGACCAAAAGGCTACATGCTAAGGATAATGGGGAAACAAACTTAATGGACCCGGGGCCCTGACTTTTCTTGATAAAGTTCAATCTCATCTAAGCCACTGTTATTTGGGGCTTCTGTGTAATGGGGCCAAAACCTAATCCTAATTAAATACTATCTAtcggtcaggcatggtggctcatgcctataatcccagcactttgagaggctgaggtgggcagatcacctgaggtcaggagtttgagactagcctggctaacacagtaaaaccccgtttctactaaaaatacaaaattagccaagtgtcaTGGCACTTGTACTCCAATTGGCACTTgcacatgccattgcactgcagcttgggcaacgaaagcaaaactccgtctcaaaacaaacaaacaaaaactatctaTCAAAGGTTTGGGGCTTGGATATGAACTCCTTAGGAGCAAGACTTGGGTTTATGCGCCACTCTGTCCCCAGATCAGCCAGTGTCTTGCACACAATAGGGGCTCAGTAAATGGTTGGCAAAGTAATGAGGTATGTAAAACCTTGCCACAGAGGACTCAGTAAATGATTCCTATGCGGccggccttccttccttccttccttcctgcctgcctgcctgcctgcctccctccctccctccgtctctttcttccttccttccttccttccttcctttctttcttttttttttctttctttctttctttctttctttctttctttctttctttctttctttcttgcttgcttgcttgcttgcttgctttcttgctttctttcttttcttcctttctttctctctttctttttctttccttctttctttctttctttttttctctctctttctttttcttttcttttctcttcctttcctttccccttccttccttccttccttccttccttccttccttccttccttccttccttccttccttccttccttccttccttccttccctccctccttccctccctcccttccttcctctcttccttccttcctccctttttctttgtttctagacagggtcttgctctgtcacccaggctggagtgcactggcatgatcatggctcactgcatcagcctcctgggcttaagcaatcttcccaccttagccttctgaatacctgggactataggtgtgtgctgccatgcccagttagttaaaaaacaaaacaaaacaaaacaaaaacaaaaacaaaaaaacaactttttttagaggtgggaatctctctatgttgctcaggctggtcttgaactccgcctcaagtgatcttcctgcctcagtcacccaaagtgctgggattacaggcacaagtcactgtgcccagcctcatatgAGGCTTTTCATGTGAGGAAGTGTGACGTGGTGGAGTCACACAGACTTGGGCTTGAGTCCAAGCTGTACCACTCACTGgatgtgaccctgggcaagtgatcaaagcctccatttcctcatctgtagaacagGCTAACATCAGGATCTATCTCGAAGCCAGACCTAAAGGGGACTCCCCAATGCTTGCTGGACACCTGAGGGAGGCACCCCAGCTGCTCACCTGGTGATCTTGGGCAGGGAGACGAGCTTGCCTGCAGTGGTGGCGGCGTGGAAGCTGTGGGCGCCAAAGGTCTCCATGGCGATGACAGGCACGTCCCCCCAGCCCACCTCCTGCAGCCCCTGGACCACTCCACACAGCAGGCCCCCACCGCCCACTGACAGCGCGATGGCCCCCGGCTTTTCCCACAGTGCCTCCTTCAGCTCTTTCACGATGGAAGCGTGGCCTTCcctggagggtggggagagggggtggcggGTCAGGGCTAGGCTTCCTGGAGACACCAGCTCAGGTTTGCACCGGCCTCATCCCAGCTGATGGGGCCTGGAGCTACTTCCCTCCCCACCCGCCACCTCGGCTTCCAGCTGCCAGCATCTGTGTTTCTACCTGAGGACTTTCTCTGGCCACCTGAGCTACCTGCAAACAGAGTCAGGAGATGGCAGCCCCTTAGAGGAGCCCTCAACCAACGGCTACGGGTCGGCGAACAAACTCCCCTGCTCCTTCTCCCAGGGAGAGGGAAACTGTGGCCCACCTTCTACAATGGCTCCCAGGGTCCCCAAGGGATTAAGCTCCAGCCACCCACAGTGGCCACCTGCCCTTGAAAGCCCCCTtcctgacattttgggctggatgatagaaaaagaaaaaagaaaaaagccagccCCCTGCCTTCCCCGGCTCACTTCCCCACTCCCCCACTGAATCGCCTCCCAAATAAACTCCTTTCCCTGAAACCTTTGTGCCCGAGTCTGCTTCCCGGAGGACTCAGCTGCTGACACTTGGACACCTGTGTGCTTGCATGTTCAGCCTTGGGTGTGTTGTGGGTGCAGCCGTGGAGAATGGGCATTtggtgcacatgtgtgtgcacctGCTGCTGCACCTGGGTGTAACATGTGAACATgtgtgtttcttctttcttttcttttttttttgagatggagtctcactctcttacccaggctggagtgcagtggtgcgatcttggctcactgcaacctccacctcctgggttcaagcaattctcctacctcagcctccctagtaactgggattacaggcatgtgtcaccacgcccgggtaatttttgtatttttagtagagatggagtttcaccatgttggtcagactggtctcaaactgctgacctcaagtgatcctcccaccttggcctcccaaagtctgggattacgggtgtgagccactgtgccccgcctcaGTGTGCTTctacatggtggtgtgtgcacacatgtgcagcTGCTGTGCATGAGGATGCGATGATGTGCATCATAGCAATGCCTGCCCGGTGATATAGGGCAGTGGCTGCCACCCCCACCGAGTGACCGTGAACTCCACATACCAGATGAGGGGGTCGTCAAAGGGGGGAATGTAGACCCAGCCTGGGTTGTTCTTTGCTAGGGCCTTGGCCAGCTCGAAGGCTTCATCCAATAACTGCGAAACCACAGGGGAGATGGGAGGGGGTGAGGCACAGGGGGGACCCTGTCCAGCCACCAGGTACCCTCTCTCTGCCCTGCCCTGGGTCAGCACTCACCTCACCCACCACCTTGACTGTGGCACCTTCATTCTTGAGGCGCTCAATGGTGAGAGCAGGTGTGGTGCTGGGCACGACGATGGTCGCAGGGACGCCCAGTTGCCTGGCTGCATATGCAGCTGCCATGCCTGCATTTCCCGCTGCCAGGGTCGGGGGTGGAGAGGGTGTCAGTGCGGGAGCATCTGGGAGCCCAGGCAGGACTGCTTACCCTCTCCTGGGGGCTCTGGAGTTCCCCCCTCACCTCCCCACCCTGGGTGACTGCTGGCCTCCCCCTGGAATTCCAAACTGCTGGCTGCTGCCAGTGTTTTCAATGGCACATTGCTGGGGAAACCAGGGCTCAGAGAAGCGGAGTACTTGACCCCAGGACACACAGCAGAGGACAGGATGGGGAAGCAGGTCACTTACCCGAGGAGCAGACAAAATGTGCACAGCCTTGCTTGGCCCACTGTGGAGACAAGAGGAGAGGCTCTCAGGCCCACCTCCCAGTCATTGCCTGTGCTCTTCCTGTCCACCTGGAATACCTGCCAGGATTCCACTGGACACAGACCTTTCCTTCACTCGGAATTTGTTCTACCCTTGTCTGAGACTGCACCGCCCCTCTCCAAAGAGACTGGCTCAGGAAGGGGTGGAGGAAAACAGGCGACTGATGGCTCTGGGATCAGTCCTGAGGGACCCTCCTGGAGGGGCACCCCTCCAGCAGAGGAAGCCCTAATGGTGGACGCTCAGTCATTGTGGGGAGTCAGTAGGCTTATCCCACGATGACTTTAATTTCACACAGCACTGGCCCTGCCCTGGTGAGGAAGGAGGACCTGCCACCCCTGTCCAGACGATGCTGACCCGGTCCCGTACCCTCTTGCAGAAGTGCCCAATGCCCCGGATCTTGAAGGAGCCGGAGGGCTGGGCACTGTCCATCTTGAGGTAGACGCTGGTGCCGGCCACTTTGGACAGGGCCATGCTGTCACGGATGGGGGTCCTCACGTGCAGGGGTTCTCCGGACATCATTACTGGCAGAAACGAAGGAAACCCAGAGGGTTAGGAGAGCCAGCCAGAGTGACCCCTTCCTTCGCTTCCCAGCAAGCCAAGCAAGGGCTCAGACCAGACAGCATCCTGGAGACCTGGGCTCTAATCACAGGTGGGCCACCTACTCGCCATGTGACATCAGACAGGAAATCACGCTTTGGCCTC comes from the Macaca mulatta isolate MMU2019108-1 chromosome 11, T2T-MMU8v2.0, whole genome shotgun sequence genome and includes:
- the SDS gene encoding L-serine dehydratase/L-threonine deaminase, with the translated sequence MMSGEPLHVRTPIRDSMALSKVAGTSVYLKMDSAQPSGSFKIRGIGHFCKRWAKQGCAHFVCSSAGNAGMAAAYAARQLGVPATIVVPSTTPALTIERLKNEGATVKVVGELLDEAFELAKALAKNNPGWVYIPPFDDPLIWEGHASIVKELKEALWEKPGAIALSVGGGGLLCGVVQGLQEVGWGDVPVIAMETFGAHSFHAATTAGKLVSLPKITSVAKALGVKTVGAQALKLFQEHPIFSEVISDQEAVAAIEKFVDDEKILVEPACGAALAAVYSHVIQKLQREGNLQAPLPSLVVIVCGGSNISLAQLRALKEQLGMTNGLPK
- the SDS gene encoding L-serine dehydratase/L-threonine deaminase isoform X2, with product MAIMMSGEPLHVRTPIRDSMALSKVAGTSVYLKMDSAQPSGSFKIRGIGHFCKRWAKQGCAHFVCSSAGNAGMAAAYAARQLGVPATIVVPSTTPALTIERLKNEGATVKVVGELLDEAFELAKALAKNNPGWVYIPPFDDPLIWEGHASIVKELKEALWEKPGAIALSVGGGGLLCGVVQGLQEVGWGDVPVIAMETFGAHSFHAATTAGKLVSLPKITSVAKALGVKTVGAQALKLFQEHPIFSEVISDQEAVAAIEKFVDDEKILVEPACGAALAAVYSHVIQKLQREGNLQAPLPSLVVIVCGGSNISLAQLRALKEQLGMTNGLPK
- the SDS gene encoding L-serine dehydratase/L-threonine deaminase isoform X1, which gives rise to MGSQREPEPWSQLLLVMMSGEPLHVRTPIRDSMALSKVAGTSVYLKMDSAQPSGSFKIRGIGHFCKRWAKQGCAHFVCSSAGNAGMAAAYAARQLGVPATIVVPSTTPALTIERLKNEGATVKVVGELLDEAFELAKALAKNNPGWVYIPPFDDPLIWEGHASIVKELKEALWEKPGAIALSVGGGGLLCGVVQGLQEVGWGDVPVIAMETFGAHSFHAATTAGKLVSLPKITSVAKALGVKTVGAQALKLFQEHPIFSEVISDQEAVAAIEKFVDDEKILVEPACGAALAAVYSHVIQKLQREGNLQAPLPSLVVIVCGGSNISLAQLRALKEQLGMTNGLPK